In the Streptomyces sp. NBC_00525 genome, one interval contains:
- a CDS encoding aminopeptidase P family protein, with translation MSEEFPETPETEETEPVKQRKNGLYPGVSDELAASMKSGWADTELHGLEPIPQAGHTADRRAALSARFPGERLVVPAGRLKTRSNDTDYAFRASTEYAYLTGDQTQDGVLVLEPVDGGHEATIYLLPRSNRENGEFWLDGQGELWVGRRHALAEAEQLLGIPAKDVRELPAALAEATGPVRNVRGHDAGIEAALTDKVTAERDEELRVYLSEARLVKDAFEIAELAKACDITARGFEDVVKVLDKAEATSERYIEGTFFLRARIEGNDIGYGSICAAGPHATTLHWVRNDGAVRSGELLLLDAGVETNDLYTADVTRTLPISGTFTPLQRKIYDAVYEAQEAGIAAVKPGAEFRDFHDAAQRVLAEKLVEWGLLGDLSVEKVLELGLQRRWTLHGTGHMLGMDVHDCAAARTEAYVNGTLEPGVCLTVEPGLYFQADDLTVPEEYRGIGVRIEDDILVTEDGNRNLSDRLPRRADEIEAWMAGLKG, from the coding sequence GTGTCTGAGGAGTTCCCGGAGACCCCGGAGACCGAAGAGACAGAGCCCGTCAAGCAGCGGAAGAACGGCCTGTATCCGGGCGTCTCCGATGAGCTCGCCGCCAGCATGAAGTCGGGCTGGGCCGACACCGAACTGCACGGTCTGGAGCCGATCCCCCAGGCCGGGCACACCGCCGACCGCCGTGCCGCGCTCTCCGCGCGCTTCCCCGGCGAGCGGCTGGTCGTTCCGGCCGGCCGGCTGAAGACCCGTTCCAATGACACCGACTACGCCTTCCGCGCCTCCACCGAGTACGCGTACCTCACCGGCGACCAGACCCAGGACGGCGTCCTCGTCCTGGAGCCGGTCGACGGCGGCCACGAGGCGACGATCTACCTGCTGCCCCGCTCGAACCGGGAGAACGGCGAGTTCTGGCTCGACGGCCAGGGCGAGCTGTGGGTCGGCCGCCGGCACGCCCTCGCCGAGGCCGAGCAGCTGCTGGGCATCCCCGCCAAGGACGTCCGCGAGCTGCCCGCCGCACTCGCCGAGGCCACCGGCCCCGTCCGCAACGTCCGCGGCCACGACGCCGGCATCGAGGCCGCGCTCACCGACAAGGTCACCGCGGAGCGCGACGAGGAACTGCGCGTCTACCTCTCCGAGGCCCGCCTGGTGAAGGACGCCTTCGAGATCGCCGAACTGGCCAAGGCGTGCGACATCACCGCGCGCGGCTTCGAGGACGTCGTCAAGGTCCTCGACAAGGCCGAGGCCACCAGCGAGCGCTACATCGAGGGAACGTTCTTCCTCCGCGCCCGCATCGAGGGCAACGACATCGGGTACGGCTCGATCTGCGCCGCCGGCCCGCACGCGACCACCCTGCACTGGGTGCGCAACGACGGCGCCGTCCGCTCGGGCGAACTGCTGCTGCTCGACGCCGGGGTGGAGACCAACGACCTCTACACCGCCGACGTGACCCGCACGCTTCCCATCAGCGGCACGTTCACACCGCTCCAGCGCAAGATCTACGACGCGGTGTACGAGGCCCAGGAGGCGGGTATCGCCGCGGTGAAGCCCGGCGCCGAGTTCCGGGACTTCCACGACGCCGCGCAGCGGGTGCTCGCCGAGAAGCTCGTCGAGTGGGGCCTGCTCGGCGACCTGTCGGTGGAGAAGGTCCTGGAGCTGGGCCTCCAGCGCCGCTGGACCCTGCACGGCACCGGCCACATGCTCGGCATGGACGTCCACGACTGCGCCGCCGCGCGCACCGAGGCGTACGTGAACGGCACGCTGGAGCCGGGCGTGTGCCTCACCGTAGAGCCCGGTCTCTACTTCCAGGCCGACGACCTGACCGTGCCGGAGGAGTACCGCGGCATCGGCGTCCGGATCGAGGACGACATCCTCGTCACCGAGGACGGCAACCGGAACCTGTCGGACAGGCTGCCCCGGCGCGCCGACGAGATCGAGGCGTGGATGGCCGGCCTCAAGGGCTGA
- a CDS encoding ATP-binding protein, with protein sequence MSIWWSLQLRRDAASVPLARRFLLGTMESAGVDPDISFDLSLALSEACANAVEHGGERDDASGASGRDRDAWEEPSATTSGQYRVTAYLDGEKCRIEVADSGPGFPAHTGPHTSGPHTSGRQPGSGLPDSQYASHPPVTAEEGRGLCLIEQLADHVHFGNRPGRAGAVVSFDKVLKWREGALLMVS encoded by the coding sequence ATGAGCATCTGGTGGTCACTCCAATTGCGGCGCGACGCTGCGAGCGTCCCGCTCGCCCGCCGGTTCCTGCTCGGCACGATGGAATCCGCGGGCGTGGACCCGGACATCTCCTTCGACCTGTCTCTCGCGCTCAGCGAAGCCTGTGCGAACGCGGTCGAGCACGGCGGGGAGCGCGACGACGCCTCCGGCGCTTCCGGGAGGGACCGGGACGCCTGGGAGGAGCCGTCCGCCACGACCAGCGGCCAGTACCGGGTCACCGCGTATCTGGACGGCGAGAAGTGCCGTATCGAAGTCGCCGATTCGGGGCCCGGATTCCCCGCACACACCGGGCCGCACACCTCCGGGCCGCACACCTCCGGGCGGCAGCCCGGGAGCGGACTGCCGGATTCGCAGTACGCGTCGCATCCGCCCGTCACCGCCGAGGAGGGACGGGGCCTGTGCCTGATCGAACAGCTCGCCGACCATGTGCACTTCGGCAACCGCCCGGGGCGCGCCGGCGCGGTGGTGAGCTTCGACAAGGTCCTGAAATGGCGGGAGGGCGCCCTGCTCATGGTGTCCTGA
- a CDS encoding YcnI family copper-binding membrane protein: MNVSRIALAGGVAATTVLMLAGTASAHVSVQPQGEAAKGGYAVINFKVPNERDNASTTKLEVNFPTDHPLASVMPQPVPGWDIEVTKSKLAEPLEMHGKTINEAVSKVTWTGGKIEPGRFQQFPLSVGQLPEDADQLVFKAIQTYSNKEVVRWIEVPQEGADEPDSPAPVLKLTAPAGDGHGASAASGSDSSKSSDASDSAEKGKETATASASSEDNTARVLGIVGIVIGVAGVAFGVLAGRRRTT; this comes from the coding sequence ATGAACGTTTCCCGCATCGCCCTCGCCGGCGGCGTCGCCGCGACCACCGTGCTGATGCTCGCCGGTACGGCCTCCGCCCACGTCAGCGTCCAGCCGCAGGGCGAGGCCGCCAAGGGCGGCTACGCCGTCATCAACTTCAAGGTCCCCAACGAGCGTGACAACGCCTCGACCACCAAGCTCGAGGTCAACTTCCCGACCGACCACCCGCTGGCGTCCGTGATGCCGCAGCCGGTGCCCGGCTGGGACATCGAGGTGACGAAGAGCAAGCTGGCCGAGCCGCTGGAGATGCACGGCAAGACGATCAACGAGGCCGTCTCCAAGGTCACCTGGACCGGCGGCAAGATCGAGCCCGGCCGCTTCCAGCAGTTCCCGCTCTCCGTCGGCCAGCTCCCCGAGGACGCCGACCAGCTGGTGTTCAAGGCCATCCAGACGTACTCCAACAAGGAGGTCGTCCGCTGGATCGAGGTGCCCCAGGAGGGTGCCGACGAGCCCGACTCCCCCGCCCCCGTGCTCAAGCTGACCGCCCCGGCCGGTGACGGGCACGGCGCCTCCGCCGCGTCCGGCTCGGACTCGTCGAAGTCCTCGGACGCCTCGGACTCCGCCGAGAAGGGCAAGGAGACCGCCACCGCCTCGGCGTCCTCCGAGGACAACACCGCACGAGTGCTCGGCATCGTCGGCATCGTCATCGGTGTCGCCGGTGTGGCCTTCGGTGTCCTGGCCGGGCGCCGTCGTACGACCTGA
- a CDS encoding SCO family protein translates to MVKKIVPAAALVIAAALTLSACGSSDNDSKKPIAEVSVEEKTQAATVLDTPFTKPDLVLTDTHGKKYDLRKETKGKPTLIYFGYTNCPDVCPLIMSNIAIAKKALPKADQDDLRVVFVTTDPERDTPASLGSWLKAQDPSFVGLTGDFPTIQAGARQIGIGIDAPKKEKDGTVVSMHGSQVIAFSPKTDKGYLVYSEDTTPDDYTKDLPKIVKGENP, encoded by the coding sequence ATGGTTAAGAAGATCGTGCCGGCCGCGGCGCTCGTCATCGCGGCCGCGCTCACCCTGTCGGCCTGCGGCAGCAGTGACAACGACAGCAAGAAGCCCATCGCCGAAGTGTCGGTGGAGGAGAAGACGCAGGCGGCGACGGTGCTCGACACGCCGTTCACCAAGCCGGACCTCGTGCTGACCGACACGCACGGCAAGAAGTACGACCTGCGCAAGGAGACCAAGGGCAAGCCGACGCTCATCTACTTCGGCTACACCAACTGCCCCGACGTCTGCCCGCTCATCATGAGCAACATCGCCATCGCCAAGAAGGCCCTGCCCAAGGCCGACCAGGACGATCTCCGGGTCGTCTTCGTCACCACCGACCCGGAACGCGACACCCCCGCCTCGCTCGGCAGCTGGCTCAAGGCGCAGGACCCCTCCTTCGTCGGCCTCACCGGCGACTTCCCGACGATCCAGGCGGGCGCCCGGCAGATCGGCATCGGTATCGACGCGCCGAAGAAGGAGAAGGACGGCACGGTCGTCTCCATGCACGGCTCGCAGGTCATCGCGTTCTCCCCGAAGACCGACAAGGGATACCTGGTCTACAGCGAGGACACCACGCCCGACGACTACACCAAGGACCTCCCCAAGATCGTCAAGGGGGAGAACCCGTGA
- a CDS encoding copper chaperone PCu(A)C produces MNRRTALAGVLALTTGLALAGCSSSSDTPDLQVIGGFMPQPVNDMAAGFLVVQNHGTGDDRLTSVTSPLSDDITIHETRDQVMRKVASFDVPAGGELNLERGGNHIMFMKLKRQPKQGQKVSVELHFEKAGAIEVDLPVKETTHNPKKQ; encoded by the coding sequence GTGAACCGCCGCACGGCCCTCGCCGGCGTTCTGGCCCTGACCACGGGCCTCGCGCTGGCGGGGTGCTCGTCCTCGTCGGACACCCCGGACCTCCAGGTCATCGGCGGGTTCATGCCGCAGCCCGTCAACGACATGGCGGCCGGCTTCCTCGTCGTGCAGAACCACGGCACCGGGGACGACCGCCTCACCTCGGTCACCAGCCCGCTCTCGGACGACATCACGATCCACGAGACGAGGGACCAGGTCATGCGCAAGGTGGCCTCGTTCGACGTGCCCGCGGGCGGCGAGCTGAACCTCGAACGCGGGGGCAACCACATCATGTTCATGAAGCTCAAGCGGCAGCCCAAGCAGGGCCAGAAGGTATCCGTGGAACTGCACTTCGAGAAGGCCGGCGCGATCGAGGTCGACCTTCCCGTGAAGGAGACCACCCACAACCCGAAGAAGCAGTGA
- a CDS encoding copper resistance CopC/CopD family protein, whose translation MTATAPPFGPFPAAPRRPLAVAGLLTVLLGAVLGLLLATAAPASAHAALTGSDPQDGSVVATAPKEVTLTFSEQVAVGKDSIRVLDPSGERADTQADPLDLNSGSTVKYGVALRDDLPEGTYTVAWQAVSADSHPVSGAFTFSIGAPSETTVSLSRSEAGGGLVGALYDIARYAAYAGFILLAGGAAFVLACWRRGAGARPLQRLVVRGWLTLTAATIAMLLLRNPYTGSGKLGDVFDLNGLKAVLDTKPGAALVSRLLLLGASALFVAVLFGAYAKREDPREKKDLTFGLALGGAVIATGIAGTWALAEHASTGIQPGIAMPVDILHLLAVAAWLGGLAALLTALYRTPDLPPSAVRRFSTIALVSVVVLASTGLYQSWRQVGTWSALTGTDYGQLLLVKVGLVAVLVGIASMSRRWTGRLAAGTATDEAEAGAAAGTDAAADPDDAVDTDEDAAESAARSEADTASQDPVRAAQLARQRAAVATAEKKRIRDADPGRSGLRRSVLAEVGVAVALLAVTTFLTSTEPGRTEEEAARSSSPAAAAPVQSGPVSLTLPFDTGGENGKGTVRLDIDPGRTGANVIHLWIDDPAKKPMDVPEVKLAFTLESKDIGPLPAVPAKLAEGHWTATGLQLPIAGDWTVSVTVRTSDIDQATVNENAKIG comes from the coding sequence ATGACAGCCACCGCCCCGCCCTTCGGGCCGTTCCCGGCCGCCCCGCGACGGCCGCTCGCCGTCGCAGGACTCCTCACCGTGCTGCTCGGCGCGGTGCTCGGTCTGCTGCTGGCCACCGCGGCCCCCGCGTCGGCCCACGCCGCGCTCACCGGGAGCGATCCGCAGGACGGGTCGGTGGTCGCCACCGCGCCCAAGGAAGTCACCCTCACCTTCTCCGAGCAGGTCGCCGTCGGAAAGGACTCCATCCGCGTCCTGGACCCGTCCGGCGAACGCGCCGACACCCAGGCCGACCCGCTCGACCTGAACAGCGGGTCCACCGTGAAGTACGGCGTCGCCCTGCGCGACGACCTGCCCGAGGGCACGTACACCGTGGCCTGGCAGGCGGTCTCCGCCGACAGCCACCCGGTCTCCGGCGCCTTCACCTTCTCCATCGGCGCCCCCTCCGAGACCACCGTCTCCCTCTCCCGCAGCGAGGCCGGGGGCGGCCTGGTCGGCGCCCTCTACGACATCGCGCGCTACGCCGCGTACGCCGGGTTCATCCTGCTCGCGGGCGGCGCCGCGTTCGTCCTCGCCTGCTGGCGGCGCGGCGCGGGCGCACGCCCCTTGCAGCGGCTGGTCGTACGCGGCTGGCTGACGCTCACCGCGGCGACGATCGCGATGCTCCTCCTGCGCAACCCGTACACCGGTTCCGGGAAGCTGGGGGACGTCTTCGACCTCAACGGCCTCAAGGCGGTTCTCGACACCAAGCCCGGCGCGGCGCTGGTCTCCCGGCTGCTGCTGCTCGGCGCGAGCGCGCTGTTCGTCGCGGTGTTGTTCGGCGCGTACGCCAAGCGCGAGGACCCCCGCGAGAAGAAGGACCTCACCTTCGGCCTGGCCCTCGGGGGCGCGGTCATCGCCACCGGTATCGCCGGCACCTGGGCCCTGGCCGAGCACGCGTCCACCGGCATCCAGCCCGGCATCGCGATGCCCGTCGACATACTCCATCTGCTGGCCGTCGCCGCCTGGCTGGGGGGACTCGCGGCCCTGCTGACCGCGCTGTACCGCACGCCCGACCTGCCCCCCTCCGCCGTGCGGCGCTTCTCCACGATCGCCCTCGTCAGCGTGGTCGTCCTCGCCTCGACCGGCCTCTACCAGTCGTGGCGGCAGGTCGGCACGTGGTCGGCGCTGACCGGTACGGATTACGGGCAGCTCCTCCTCGTCAAGGTGGGGCTGGTCGCCGTCCTGGTGGGCATCGCGTCCATGTCGCGCCGCTGGACGGGCCGACTGGCCGCAGGCACCGCGACGGACGAGGCGGAGGCCGGCGCGGCAGCCGGGACCGACGCGGCGGCAGACCCCGACGACGCGGTGGACACCGATGAGGACGCCGCCGAGAGCGCCGCCCGGAGCGAGGCGGACACCGCCTCCCAGGACCCCGTACGGGCCGCTCAGCTCGCCCGGCAGCGGGCCGCCGTGGCCACCGCCGAGAAGAAGCGCATACGCGACGCCGACCCCGGACGCTCGGGGCTGCGCCGCTCCGTGCTGGCCGAGGTCGGCGTCGCCGTGGCCCTGCTGGCCGTGACCACCTTCCTCACCTCCACCGAGCCCGGCCGTACGGAGGAAGAGGCGGCCCGCTCGTCGTCGCCGGCAGCGGCCGCGCCCGTGCAGAGCGGCCCCGTCAGCCTCACCCTGCCGTTCGACACGGGCGGCGAGAACGGCAAGGGCACGGTACGGCTGGACATCGATCCGGGTCGCACCGGAGCCAACGTGATCCACCTGTGGATCGACGACCCCGCCAAGAAGCCCATGGACGTCCCCGAGGTGAAGCTCGCCTTCACCCTGGAGTCGAAGGACATCGGCCCCCTCCCGGCCGTCCCGGCCAAGCTGGCCGAGGGCCACTGGACCGCCACCGGCCTCCAGCTGCCGATCGCCGGCGACTGGACGGTCTCGGTGACCGTGCGGACTTCGGACATCGACCAGGCAACGGTCAACGAGAACGCGAAGATCGGCTGA
- the efeB gene encoding iron uptake transporter deferrochelatase/peroxidase subunit: MNRNSTRGTSNDTGAPPALTRRRLLGTAGAAGATGLVLGAAGGATGYAATRDDAPTALTAVGSTEVMFHGKHQPGITTPLQARGHLVAFDLAPGAGRKEAAALMRRWSAVARRLMAGEPAEGAADGPGHDTGVALDAGPSSLTVTFGFGYGFFERTGLTAHRPPGLDPLPPFSSDHLDADRSNGDLWVQIGADDALVAFHALRAVQKEAASTATVRWQMNGFNRTPGATAKPMTARNLMGQVDGTGNPKPTDADFDRRVFVPGGQNAAYDWLTGGSYAVVRRIRMLLDDWEKLPVEQQERVIGRRKADGAPLSGGTETTPMDLDKVGPDGKPLIPENAHARISSPERNSGAAMLRRPFSYHDGVSADGTPDAGLLFICWQADPLRGFVTVQRKLDRGDALTPFLRHEASGLFAVPGGAAAGEYVGQRLLEA, encoded by the coding sequence GTGAACCGAAACAGCACACGCGGCACCAGCAACGACACCGGCGCGCCCCCCGCGCTCACCCGGCGGCGGCTGCTCGGCACGGCGGGCGCGGCCGGGGCGACCGGGCTGGTGCTCGGAGCGGCCGGCGGCGCCACCGGCTACGCCGCCACCCGCGACGACGCCCCGACCGCGCTGACCGCAGTCGGCTCCACCGAGGTGATGTTTCACGGGAAACATCAACCGGGGATCACCACTCCGCTTCAGGCACGGGGGCATCTGGTCGCCTTCGACCTCGCCCCCGGCGCGGGACGCAAGGAAGCCGCCGCCCTGATGCGCCGCTGGTCCGCGGTCGCGCGGCGGCTGATGGCCGGCGAGCCCGCCGAGGGGGCGGCGGACGGCCCCGGCCACGACACCGGGGTCGCGCTGGACGCGGGCCCGTCCTCACTGACCGTCACCTTCGGATTCGGCTACGGCTTCTTCGAACGCACGGGCCTCACCGCGCACCGCCCGCCGGGGCTCGACCCGCTGCCGCCGTTCTCCTCCGACCACCTCGACGCAGACCGGTCCAACGGCGATCTGTGGGTCCAGATCGGCGCCGACGACGCGCTCGTCGCCTTCCACGCCCTGCGGGCCGTCCAGAAGGAGGCCGCCTCGACGGCCACCGTGCGCTGGCAGATGAACGGCTTCAACCGCACGCCCGGCGCCACCGCGAAGCCGATGACCGCCCGCAATCTGATGGGGCAGGTGGACGGCACCGGCAACCCAAAGCCCACGGACGCCGACTTCGACCGGCGCGTCTTCGTGCCCGGCGGCCAGAACGCGGCGTACGACTGGCTCACCGGCGGCTCGTACGCGGTGGTGCGGCGGATCAGGATGCTGCTCGACGACTGGGAGAAGCTTCCGGTGGAGCAACAGGAACGGGTCATCGGCCGGCGCAAGGCGGACGGCGCCCCGCTCAGCGGCGGCACCGAGACCACCCCGATGGACCTGGACAAGGTGGGCCCGGACGGCAAGCCGCTGATCCCGGAGAACGCGCACGCGCGGATCTCCTCGCCGGAGCGCAACAGCGGAGCGGCGATGCTGCGCCGCCCGTTCTCGTACCACGACGGCGTCTCGGCGGACGGCACTCCGGACGCCGGGCTGCTGTTCATCTGCTGGCAGGCCGACCCGCTGCGCGGCTTCGTCACCGTGCAGCGCAAGCTGGACCGCGGGGACGCGCTCACGCCGTTCCTGCGCCATGAGGCGAGCGGGCTGTTCGCCGTACCGGGCGGAGCCGCTGCCGGGGAGTACGTGGGACAGCGCCTGCTGGAGGCCTGA
- the pheA gene encoding prephenate dehydratase, whose product MSATRYAYLGPEGTFTEVALRTLPESATRELVPMVSVPAALDAVRNGTAAAALVPIENSVEGGITTTLDQLTSGEPLMIYREVLLSITFALLVRPGTKLSDIKTVTAHPAAQPQVRNWMAAHLPQAVWESAASNADGARLVQEGRYDAAFAGEFAAATYGLEPLVTEIHDAENAQTRFVLVGRPARPAAPTGADKTSVVIWLGEDHPGALLELLQEFAVRGVNLMLIQSRPTGAGIGNYCFAVDAEGHIADRRVGEALMGLKRICPNVRFLGSYPRAGVTPADVRPLRAGTSDAEFTEASDWLARNQDGRA is encoded by the coding sequence ATGTCCGCCACGCGCTACGCATATCTCGGCCCTGAAGGCACCTTCACCGAGGTCGCCCTCCGTACGCTCCCGGAATCCGCCACCCGCGAACTCGTCCCGATGGTCTCCGTACCGGCGGCTCTGGACGCGGTGCGCAACGGTACGGCCGCCGCGGCGCTCGTACCGATCGAGAACTCCGTCGAGGGCGGTATCACCACCACCCTCGACCAGCTGACCAGCGGCGAACCGCTGATGATCTACCGCGAGGTGCTGCTCTCCATCACCTTCGCACTGCTCGTTCGGCCCGGCACCAAGCTGTCCGACATCAAGACGGTCACCGCCCACCCGGCCGCCCAGCCGCAGGTGCGCAACTGGATGGCCGCTCATCTCCCGCAGGCCGTCTGGGAGTCGGCGGCGTCCAACGCGGACGGCGCACGGCTCGTCCAGGAGGGCCGGTACGACGCGGCGTTCGCGGGCGAGTTCGCGGCGGCCACGTACGGGCTCGAACCGCTGGTGACCGAGATCCACGACGCGGAGAACGCGCAGACCCGCTTCGTACTGGTGGGCCGGCCGGCCCGGCCCGCGGCGCCGACCGGCGCGGACAAGACCTCCGTGGTGATCTGGCTGGGCGAGGACCATCCCGGCGCCCTGCTCGAACTGCTCCAGGAGTTCGCGGTGCGCGGGGTGAACCTGATGCTGATCCAGTCGCGGCCGACCGGGGCGGGCATCGGCAACTACTGCTTCGCGGTGGACGCCGAGGGCCATATCGCCGACCGGCGGGTCGGTGAGGCGCTGATGGGGCTCAAGCGCATCTGCCCGAATGTGCGCTTCCTCGGCTCCTATCCGAGGGCCGGTGTGACCCCGGCGGACGTACGCCCTCTGCGCGCCGGTACGTCGGACGCCGAGTTCACCGAGGCCTCCGACTGGCTGGCGCGCAACCAGGACGGGCGGGCCTGA
- the serS gene encoding serine--tRNA ligase, producing MIDLRLIREDPDRVRASQRNRGEDVALVDALLSADERRRSSGVAFDELRSEQKSLGKLIPKASPEERTELLKRAEQLKADVKAADAAQDEADAETRNLLLRLGNIVHPDVPVGGEEDFVVRETHGTIRDFGAEGFEPKDHLELGEALGAIDMERGAKVSGSRFYYLTGVGALLELALVNAAIAQATEAGFTPMLTPTLVRPRAMEGTGFLGQAADDVYHLDKDDQYLVGTSEVPLAAYHMDEIIDAEKLPLRYAGYSSCYRREAGTYGKDTRGIFRVHQFTKVEMFSYVDPADAEAEHLRLLDWEKQWLTGLELPFQVIDVASGDLGASATRKYDCEAWIPTQGKYRELTSASNCGEFQARRLSVRMRDNRDGKKVMKPLATLNGTLCAVPRTIVAILENHQLSDGSVRVPEVLRPYLGGRELLEPVAK from the coding sequence GTGATTGACCTTCGCCTGATTCGTGAGGACCCCGACCGTGTTCGCGCCTCCCAGCGCAACCGGGGAGAGGACGTCGCACTCGTCGACGCCCTGCTCTCCGCCGACGAACGGCGCAGGTCGTCCGGGGTCGCATTCGACGAACTCCGCTCCGAGCAGAAATCGCTCGGCAAACTCATCCCCAAGGCGTCCCCCGAGGAGCGCACCGAGCTCCTGAAGCGCGCCGAGCAGCTCAAGGCCGACGTCAAGGCGGCCGACGCGGCCCAGGACGAGGCCGACGCGGAGACCAGGAACCTGCTGCTGCGGCTCGGCAACATCGTCCACCCGGACGTGCCGGTCGGCGGCGAGGAGGACTTCGTCGTCCGGGAGACGCACGGGACGATCCGTGACTTCGGCGCCGAGGGCTTCGAGCCCAAGGACCACCTGGAGCTCGGCGAGGCACTGGGCGCGATCGACATGGAGCGCGGCGCCAAGGTCTCCGGCTCGCGCTTCTACTACCTGACGGGCGTGGGCGCGCTGCTGGAGCTCGCCCTCGTCAACGCGGCGATCGCCCAGGCCACCGAGGCCGGCTTCACCCCCATGCTGACCCCGACGCTGGTCCGCCCGCGCGCCATGGAGGGCACCGGCTTCCTCGGCCAGGCCGCCGACGACGTCTACCACCTCGACAAGGACGACCAGTACCTGGTCGGCACCTCCGAGGTACCGCTCGCCGCGTACCACATGGACGAGATCATCGACGCGGAGAAGCTGCCGCTGCGCTACGCCGGCTACTCGTCCTGCTACCGCCGCGAGGCGGGGACGTACGGCAAGGACACCCGCGGCATCTTCCGGGTCCACCAGTTCACCAAGGTCGAGATGTTCTCGTACGTCGACCCGGCGGACGCGGAGGCCGAGCACCTGCGCCTGCTCGACTGGGAGAAGCAGTGGCTCACCGGCCTGGAGCTGCCCTTCCAGGTCATCGACGTCGCCAGCGGCGACCTGGGGGCGTCGGCCACCAGGAAGTACGACTGCGAGGCGTGGATTCCGACCCAGGGCAAGTACCGCGAGCTCACATCGGCGTCCAACTGCGGCGAATTCCAGGCCCGCAGGCTCTCGGTCCGGATGCGGGACAACCGCGACGGCAAGAAGGTCATGAAGCCGCTGGCCACGCTGAACGGCACGCTGTGCGCCGTCCCGCGCACCATCGTGGCGATCCTGGAGAACCACCAGCTGTCCGACGGTTCGGTGCGGGTGCCCGAGGTGCTCCGTCCCTACCTGGGCGGGCGCGAACTCCTGGAACCGGTCGCCAAGTGA
- a CDS encoding HAD family hydrolase: MTFPYKLVATDLDGTLLRDDHTVSARTRDALKAAAAAGAAHIIVTGRAVPWTRHILDDLGYEGLAVCAQGAQVYHAGERRLLTSLTLDRQLAGLALSKVEAEVGPLALAASRDGLDGDVLVGPGYQVQEGPHPSVFVQDPAELWEAPLNKVYIQHPELGDDELAKAARAAVGNLVDVVMAGPGVVEILPLGLSKATGLSLAARRLGVKAADTIAFGDMPNDIPMFAWARHGVAMANAHDDLKTVAQETTASNQDDGIAVVLERLLGAS; this comes from the coding sequence GTGACATTTCCCTACAAGCTCGTCGCCACCGACCTCGACGGCACCCTGCTGCGCGACGACCACACCGTCTCCGCACGGACGCGCGACGCCCTGAAGGCCGCCGCCGCGGCCGGAGCGGCGCACATCATCGTCACCGGCCGGGCCGTTCCCTGGACCCGGCACATCCTGGACGACCTCGGTTACGAGGGCCTGGCCGTCTGCGCCCAGGGCGCACAGGTCTACCACGCAGGTGAGCGCAGGCTGCTCACCTCGCTCACCCTGGACCGGCAGCTGGCCGGACTCGCCCTCTCCAAGGTCGAGGCGGAGGTCGGCCCGCTGGCGCTGGCCGCGAGCCGCGACGGGCTCGACGGCGATGTACTGGTCGGGCCGGGCTACCAGGTGCAGGAGGGGCCGCACCCGTCCGTCTTCGTCCAGGACCCGGCCGAGCTGTGGGAAGCCCCGCTGAACAAGGTGTACATACAGCACCCGGAGCTGGGCGACGACGAGCTGGCGAAGGCCGCGCGGGCGGCGGTCGGCAATCTGGTGGACGTGGTCATGGCGGGGCCGGGGGTCGTGGAGATCCTTCCGCTGGGACTGAGCAAGGCCACCGGGCTCTCGCTCGCGGCGCGCCGGCTGGGCGTGAAGGCGGCGGACACGATCGCCTTCGGCGACATGCCCAACGACATCCCGATGTTCGCGTGGGCACGGCACGGGGTGGCCATGGCCAACGCCCATGACGACCTGAAGACCGTCGCCCAGGAGACGACCGCGTCGAACCAGGACGACGGCATCGCGGTGGTGCTGGAGCGGCTGCTCGGGGCGTCGTAG